One window from the genome of Yarrowia lipolytica chromosome 1B, complete sequence encodes:
- a CDS encoding mitochondrial 37S ribosomal protein uS9m (Compare to YALI0B06116g, similar to Saccharomyces cerevisiae MRPS9 (YBR146W); ancestral locus Anc_3.117, similar to uniprot|P38120 Saccharomyces cerevisiae YBR146W Probable 40S ribosomal protein S9 mitochondrial precursor): MLRLTRSVKNLSLGAVRFQSTQAPRQPKNMFVREAERAERDAQEAQKWRGGKKHLNFGVDMSISETPRGAAENVRVAPATALQYTGRGAHEQTMEVVNRVRRQYEFLPRNREGVSPPNFVTRITYLTMLGSSEPVSGPQHTELTKALADLYYIDNQLKPQVVKDLLRRFSRKIDTDAESGEIETLDEQGRAVTRGRRKTSSARVIVTKAPEGTVGEVRVNGLLLSQYFKELQHRSEVLFPLSVVQSEGKYNVFATVLGGGNSGKAGAISLGIARGIIVHNPLLRKRLSKAGCLTRDARTKERKKPGLRRARAAPTWVKR, translated from the coding sequence ATGCTGCGACTAACTCGATCGGTGAAAAACCTGAGTCTGGGCGCCGTGCGGTTCCAGTCAACACAGGCTCCTCGACAGCCCAAAAACATGTTTGTGCGAGAGGCTGAGCGGGCTGAGCGAGACGCACAGGAAGCCCAGAagtggagaggaggaaagAAGCACCTGAATTTTGGTGTGGACATGAGCATCTCCGAGACACCTCGCGGCGCGGCCGAGAACGTGCGAGTTGCCCCCGCAACGGCTCTTCAGTACACTGGTCGAGGAGCTCATGAGCAGACCATGGAGGTCGTGAACCGAGTCCGACGTCAGTACGAGTTCCTTCCTAGAAACCGAGAGGGTGTTTCTCCCCCTAATTTCGTGACCCGAATCACTTACCTGACCATGCTTGGTTCTTCCGAGCCCGTTTCCGGCCCCCAGCATACTGAGCTCaccaaggctctggccGATCTGTACTACATTGACAACCAGCTCAAGCCCCAGGTGGTGAAGGATCTACTGCGTCGATTCTCGCGAAAGATTGATACCGACGCAGAGTCCGGCGAGATCGAGACTCTGGACGAGCAGGGACGAGCTGTGACCCGAGGTCGACGAAAGACCTCTTCTGCACGAGTCATTGTCACCAAGGCTCCCGAGGGAACCGTCGGTGAAGTCCGAGTCAACGGTCTGTTGCTGTCCCAGTATTTCAAGGAGCTTCAGCATCGATCCGAGGTGCTGTTCCCTCTGTCGGTCGTCCAGTCCGAGGGCAAATACAACGTGTTTGCTACTGTCCTCGGTGGAGGCAACTCTGGCAAGGCCGGCGCTATTTCTCTGGGCATTGCTCGAGGCATTATTGTCCACAACCCCCTGCTCCGAAAGCGACTGTCTAAGGCCGGATGTCTGACTCGAGACGCCCGTAccaaggagcgaaagaagcCTGGTCTCCGACGAGCCCGAGCCGCCCCTACCTGGGTCAAGCGATAA